The following coding sequences are from one Solea solea chromosome 4, fSolSol10.1, whole genome shotgun sequence window:
- the cfap298 gene encoding cilia- and flagella-associated protein 298 — MVQLHVKRGDESQFLFSTSVHAQLDTVIQEITAIYNGRLKVDRICSEVPELADHGISLPPNIQGLTEEQIFELKLRDEWEEKCVPSGGPVLRKDEIGRRNGHAPNDKMKEILMRTVEEAKALISNNQVKANVCVTMEMVKQALDQLRGAVTIVYPMGLPPHDPIRMEFEEREDLSGMQASLQVMTEDECQLWWAGKEMQRGKKLQDYVGKNEKTKLVVKIQKKGQGAPAREPLVTDDQQKQMMMYYYRRQEELKKLNEADDDTHMDSEWSDRQALKKQFQGLNNIKWGPR; from the exons ATGGTGCAGCTGCACGTGAAACGCGGCGACGAGAGTCAGTTTCTGTTCAGCACCAGCGTGCACGCGCAGCTGGACACGGTCATCCAGGAGATTACAGCCATTTACAACGGGAGACTGAAAGTGGACAGAATATGTTCAG AGGTCCCAGAGCTTGCTGACCATGGCATCAGTCTGCCACCCAACATACAGGGCCTGACGGAGGAGCAGATTTTCGAGCTGAAACTGAGAGATGAATGGGAGGAAAAGTGCGTTCCCAGCGGGGGGCCTGTATTAAGGAAGGATGAAATTGGCAGGAGAAATGGACATG CTccaaatgataaaatgaaaGAGATTTTGATGAGGACAGTGGAGGAGGCAAAGGCATTGATCtcaaat AATCAAGTCAAAGCTAATGTTTGCGTCACGATGGAGATGGTGAAACAAGCCCTGGATCAGCTCAGGGGTGCCGTTACGATCGTGTATCCCATGGGGCTGCCTCCTCATGACCCCATCAGGATGGAGTTTGAGGAGCGGGAAGATCTCTCAGGAATGCAG GCGTCTTTGCAGGTGATGACGGAGGACGAGTGTCAGCTGTGGTGGGCTGGCAAAGAGATGCAGAGGGGGAAGAAGCTGCAGGACTACGTCGGCAAAAACGAAAAGACCAAGCTTGTGGTCAAAATCCAAAAG AAGGGACAGGGGGCACCAGCGAGAGAGCCTCTGGTCACAGATGACCAGCAGAAGCAGATGATGATGTATTACTACAGAAGGCAGGAGGAGCTCAAG AAACTGAATGAGGCAGATGACGACACCCACATGGACTCAGAGTGGTCAGACAGGCAGGCTCTCAAAAAACAGTTTCAAGGCCTCAACAACATCAAATGGGGACCAAGATAA
- the eva1c gene encoding protein eva-1 homolog C isoform X1 gives MRVMSWTRPGHALDWSHSLFYLTLLLWTRRMSGLADFSNYLSRIITSHSAHACDGQPLRLHCPRHSTISIQSAFYGSGEASLCRADPHSGPPLRNHSCSAFTALQVCDEASRTLSTLTESGCETKLLSECQSNRECQLPVSHLLFGRDPCPGTVKYLHVDYKCKPTEHRRHVACEGDTMVLRCKPPRVLNIYAAVYGRGLSHSYTCPSHLTRPPPFECLNHEAVHSVSQSCYGKPRCAVAVSNQTFRDPCFPGTRKYLSVIYSCVPHSLLKEADPNVFSSTSSPTVKTGNDLDEIFSKGQRRPGSSGAMMSDSLLAYAYIKERPEMAALLFTSSVCVGLLVTLLAVSVRVTCRGRQVKDQRLVSKTLQEDDDDETEDDDDDDDDENVEEGTGSSLISAAERKAAMYSWEEVTYVSEAAERAERIERRDMIIQEIWMNAYLNGSSC, from the exons ATGAGAGTCATGAGCTGGACGCGTCCTGGTCACGCACTGGACTGGAGCCACAGCCTCTTCTACCTGACTCTGCTCCTGTGGACCAGACGCATGAGTGGACTGGCTGACTTCTCAA ACTATCTGTCCAGGATCATCACCAGTCACTCGGCTCACGCGTGCGACGGTCAGCCTCTGCGGCTCCACTGCCCGCGTCACTCCACCATCTCCATCCAGTCGGCCTTCTACGGCAGCGGCGAGGCGTCGCTGTGCAGGGCAGACCCGCACTCAGGCCCTCCACTCAGAAACCACAGCTGTTCCGCTTTCACTGCCCTGCAGGTGTGTGACGAGGCTTCACGGACACTTTCCACTCTCACTGAGTCAGGTTGTGAAACG AAACTGCTCTCCGAGTGTCAGAGCAACAGAGAATGCCAACTTCCTGTCAGTCACCTGCTGTTTGGGAGAGACCCATGTCCCGGCACCGTCAAATACCTCCATGTGGACTACAAGTGTAAACCCA CTGAACACAGAAGACACGTGGCATGTGAGGGGGACACCATGGTCCTGCGCTGTAAACCTCCCAGGGTGCTGAACATCTATGCAGCTGTCTATGGCAGAGGTCTGAGCCACAGTTACACCTGCCCCTCACACCTGACCAGACCACCCCCTTTTG AGTGTCTCAACCACGAGGCTGTTCACTCGGTGTCCCAGTCCTGCTACGGCAAACCGCGGTGTGCCGTTGCCGTCAGCAACCAGACCTTCAGGGACCCGTGCTTTCCAGGAACTAGGAAGTACCTCAGTGTGATCTATTCCTGTG TACCACACTCTTTACTGAAGGAGGCAGACCCCAACGTATtcagctccacctcctctccGACAGTCAAAACAGGAAACG ATCTGGACGAGATTTTCTCCAAAGGTCAGAGAAGACCGGGCAGCTCAGGCGCGATGATGAGTGACTCTCTCCTGGCCTACGCTTATATTAAAG AACGTCCAGAAATGGCTGCTCTGCTCTTCACCTCCAGCGTTTGTGTCGGCCTTCTCGTCACACTGCTGGCCGTCTCGGTCCGAGtgacctgcagggggcgccAGGTTAAAGATCAAAGACTCGTGTCCAAGACTCTCCAGgaggatgatgacgatgaaacagaagacgatgatgatgacgacgacgacgaaaACGTCGAAGAAGGAACAGGAAGTTCTTTAATCTCCGCCGCGGAGAGGAAAGCGGCGATGTACAGCTGGGAGGAAGTGACGTACGTGAGCGAGGCAGCCGAACGCGCAGAGAGGATCGAGCGCAGAGACATGATCATTCAGGAGATCTGGATGAACGCGTATTTGAACGGCAGCTCGTGCTAA
- the mis18a gene encoding protein Mis18-alpha: protein MADRETMSKTKHRQKKLDVTFETSSTDSTFCGFFKKHPQKTGNGSIDSSVVEERLFGHAEEDVDDGPVVFICGKCKLPVGDSLSWDGSDDGQNQIRLKRVTDNVMVGQESRLHGTRKDSCLIMDLECTSCQSVIGMVYTSTPRQLDHKRFAFYFNVASIDSYVLGSANQMLAAEGPEEQPVTLEHRGIVEQQLTEMKMLVLSMAQRLEEIEVATQEECDVV, encoded by the exons ATGGCGGACAGAGAAACTATGTCAAAAACGAAACACCGACAGAAAAAATTGGACGTCACTTTTGAGACGTCCAGCACAGATTCCACTTTCTGTGGATTCTTCAAAAAGCACCCACAGAAAACGGGAAACGGCTCAATTGACTCCAGTGTTGTGGAAGAGAGACTGTTCGGCCACGCAGAGGAGGACGTGGACGACGGACCTGTGGTCTTCATCTGCGGGAAATGCAAGTTACCTGTGGGGGATTCACTGTCCTGGGACGGAAGTGATGATGGACAAAACCAGATCCGACTGAAGC GGGTCACTGACAATGTCATGGTCGGGCAGGAGAGTCGACTGCATGGAACAAGGAAAGACTCGTG TCTGATCATGGATCTCGAGTGTACATCCTGCCAATCTGTCATCGGCATGGTTTACACGTCCACGCCGAGGCAACTGGACCACAAGAGATTTGCTTTCTATTTCAATGTTGCCAGCATTGACAG CTATGTTCTTGGCTCGGCAAACCAAATGTTGGCAGCAGAGGGCCCCGAAGAGCAGCCGGTCACACTGGAGCACAGAGGCATTGTTGAACAACAGCTAACGGAG ATGAAAATGCTGGTCCTGTCCATGGCGCAGAGGCTGGAGGAAATCGAAGTTGCCACTCAGGAGGAATGTGACGTGGTGTGA
- the eva1c gene encoding protein eva-1 homolog C isoform X2, protein MRVMSWTRPGHALDWSHSLFYLTLLLWTRRMSGLADFSNYLSRIITSHSAHACDGQPLRLHCPRHSTISIQSAFYGSGEASLCRADPHSGPPLRNHSCSAFTALQKLLSECQSNRECQLPVSHLLFGRDPCPGTVKYLHVDYKCKPTEHRRHVACEGDTMVLRCKPPRVLNIYAAVYGRGLSHSYTCPSHLTRPPPFECLNHEAVHSVSQSCYGKPRCAVAVSNQTFRDPCFPGTRKYLSVIYSCVPHSLLKEADPNVFSSTSSPTVKTGNDLDEIFSKGQRRPGSSGAMMSDSLLAYAYIKERPEMAALLFTSSVCVGLLVTLLAVSVRVTCRGRQVKDQRLVSKTLQEDDDDETEDDDDDDDDENVEEGTGSSLISAAERKAAMYSWEEVTYVSEAAERAERIERRDMIIQEIWMNAYLNGSSC, encoded by the exons ATGAGAGTCATGAGCTGGACGCGTCCTGGTCACGCACTGGACTGGAGCCACAGCCTCTTCTACCTGACTCTGCTCCTGTGGACCAGACGCATGAGTGGACTGGCTGACTTCTCAA ACTATCTGTCCAGGATCATCACCAGTCACTCGGCTCACGCGTGCGACGGTCAGCCTCTGCGGCTCCACTGCCCGCGTCACTCCACCATCTCCATCCAGTCGGCCTTCTACGGCAGCGGCGAGGCGTCGCTGTGCAGGGCAGACCCGCACTCAGGCCCTCCACTCAGAAACCACAGCTGTTCCGCTTTCACTGCCCTGCAG AAACTGCTCTCCGAGTGTCAGAGCAACAGAGAATGCCAACTTCCTGTCAGTCACCTGCTGTTTGGGAGAGACCCATGTCCCGGCACCGTCAAATACCTCCATGTGGACTACAAGTGTAAACCCA CTGAACACAGAAGACACGTGGCATGTGAGGGGGACACCATGGTCCTGCGCTGTAAACCTCCCAGGGTGCTGAACATCTATGCAGCTGTCTATGGCAGAGGTCTGAGCCACAGTTACACCTGCCCCTCACACCTGACCAGACCACCCCCTTTTG AGTGTCTCAACCACGAGGCTGTTCACTCGGTGTCCCAGTCCTGCTACGGCAAACCGCGGTGTGCCGTTGCCGTCAGCAACCAGACCTTCAGGGACCCGTGCTTTCCAGGAACTAGGAAGTACCTCAGTGTGATCTATTCCTGTG TACCACACTCTTTACTGAAGGAGGCAGACCCCAACGTATtcagctccacctcctctccGACAGTCAAAACAGGAAACG ATCTGGACGAGATTTTCTCCAAAGGTCAGAGAAGACCGGGCAGCTCAGGCGCGATGATGAGTGACTCTCTCCTGGCCTACGCTTATATTAAAG AACGTCCAGAAATGGCTGCTCTGCTCTTCACCTCCAGCGTTTGTGTCGGCCTTCTCGTCACACTGCTGGCCGTCTCGGTCCGAGtgacctgcagggggcgccAGGTTAAAGATCAAAGACTCGTGTCCAAGACTCTCCAGgaggatgatgacgatgaaacagaagacgatgatgatgacgacgacgacgaaaACGTCGAAGAAGGAACAGGAAGTTCTTTAATCTCCGCCGCGGAGAGGAAAGCGGCGATGTACAGCTGGGAGGAAGTGACGTACGTGAGCGAGGCAGCCGAACGCGCAGAGAGGATCGAGCGCAGAGACATGATCATTCAGGAGATCTGGATGAACGCGTATTTGAACGGCAGCTCGTGCTAA
- the haus1 gene encoding HAUS augmin-like complex subunit 1 yields MCEKITKVNSWLSSVFGDQQVPQFEVNTRTVDILYQLAQSSQARCSETSLLIEDIRQKVSEYQADGAHLQDVLLQGVGLSSASLSKPAADYLSALVDNAMVLGVRDTSLGSFMPAVNNLTNELLEAEKSNRRLERELKALRKRLGTTLVLRSSLQEDINKTAKAQAVESAKAEERLLNMDFVNAKAKELSNRWERAEAQLVSRKMDKSLTHQAIVQLAEEVNTLKQEIIPLKKKLEPYMDLSPSPSLAIVKVEEAKRELAAVDSQLEINVDFK; encoded by the exons ATGTGTGAAAAGATAACTAAG GTGAACAGCTGGCTCAGCTCGGTGTTTGGGGATCAGCAGGTGCCGCAGTTCGAGGTCAACACCCGGACGGTGGACATTCTGTATCAGCTGGCTCAGTCCAGTCAAGCCCGCTGCAGTGAAACCTCTCTGCTCATCGAGGACATTAGACAGAAGGTGTCCGAGTATCAGGCTGATG GTGCACATCTCCAGGATGTTCTTCTCCAAGGTGTTGGCCTGTCCTCTGCCAGCTTGTCAAAACCTGCTGCCGATTACCTCTCAGCTTTAGTGGACAACGCCATGGTGCTTGGAGTGagagacacatcgctgggcag CTTCATGCCAGCAGTGAACAACCTCACCAATGAGCTTCTGGAAGCAGAGAAGTCAAACAGGAGACTTGAGAGGGAACTGAAGGCTCTCAGAAAGAGACTCGGAACCACTCTGGTGCTGCGGAGCAGTTTACAAGA GGATATCAACAAGACTGCCAAGGCTCAGGCAGTGGAGAGTGCTAAAGCAGAGGAGAGGCTACTCAACATGGATTTTGTCAATGCAAAAGCCAAAGAGCTGAGCAATAGATGGGAGCGAGCagag GCTCAACTTGTATCTAGGAAAATGGACAAGTCTCTCACCCACCAGGCTATTGTGCAGCTCGCTGAG gAAGTCAACACACTGAAACAAGAAATAATCCCCTTGAAAAAGAAACTGGAGCCGTACATGGACCTCAGCCCa AGTCCGTCTCTTGCTATAGTGAAAGTAGAAGAAGCAAAAAGAGAACTG GCTGCAGTCGATTCCCAGCTTGAAATAAATGTGGATTTCAAGTGA